One segment of Mycolicibacterium baixiangningiae DNA contains the following:
- a CDS encoding phytanoyl-CoA dioxygenase family protein — protein MPELHHVPPTTTPADISRHLREDGYVIVDNLVGTDHMDRIATELGPYIDGTPVGEDNFLGTKTRRTGRLIARSQAARELIQNPTVLEVAGDFLSHASTYRLHLTQVISIGPGSPAQPLHRDQLAWDFFPFPNDYEVQCNTLWAMSDYTAEMGATRVVPGSHRLGDNEKFTQEDSIPAEMERGSVLFYSGKIYHGGGANTTEEAERQALNITYAVGWVRQEENQYLSTPLEIARTLDDDLLKLMGYQMGCFALGYVGDFQDPISVVRDGVTGVRGIGEMQKAALRDDSASTLMNLVSDAGFAATKG, from the coding sequence GTGCCCGAACTACACCATGTACCGCCGACGACCACCCCAGCCGACATCTCCCGTCACCTGCGCGAGGACGGGTACGTCATCGTCGACAATCTCGTGGGCACCGACCACATGGACCGTATTGCAACGGAATTGGGTCCCTACATCGACGGTACCCCGGTAGGTGAGGACAACTTCCTCGGGACGAAGACCCGCCGCACCGGACGGTTGATCGCGCGGTCCCAGGCGGCCCGCGAACTGATTCAGAACCCCACCGTGCTCGAAGTGGCCGGCGACTTTCTGAGCCACGCCTCCACCTACCGGCTGCACCTGACTCAAGTCATCTCAATCGGCCCGGGCTCGCCGGCCCAGCCGCTCCACCGTGACCAACTGGCCTGGGACTTCTTCCCGTTCCCGAACGACTATGAGGTGCAGTGCAACACGCTGTGGGCCATGTCTGACTACACCGCCGAAATGGGGGCCACCCGAGTGGTGCCCGGAAGTCACCGCCTCGGCGACAACGAGAAGTTCACCCAGGAGGACTCGATACCTGCCGAGATGGAGCGTGGATCGGTCTTGTTCTACAGCGGCAAGATCTACCACGGTGGCGGCGCCAACACCACCGAGGAGGCAGAGCGACAGGCGTTGAACATCACCTATGCAGTGGGCTGGGTGCGCCAAGAGGAAAACCAGTACCTGTCCACACCGCTGGAGATCGCCAGAACGCTCGACGACGATCTGCTCAAGCTGATGGGCTACCAAATGGGTTGCTTTGCACTGGGATACGTCGGCGATTTCCAAGACCCGATATCGGTGGTCCGCGACGGCGTCACCGGTGTACGCGGTATCGGAGAAATGCAGAAGGCGGCTCTGCGGGACGACTCAGCCAGCACCCTGATGAACCTGGTATCCGATGCCGGTTTCGCAGCGACCAAAGGGTAG
- a CDS encoding alpha/beta hydrolase family protein produces the protein MATFGSWPTPITSELVVRAAAGLGGAILHGDTVIWAEQRPEEGGRTQLVQRTGRGPAVDLLPARANARTAAHEYGGGAWWVADNTLWFADWADQRVYTITGPATPVPVTPEPEVPRGDRWADGCVTADGRWALVVREHHPAGGGPAEVVNEIVMLDATGRLAPRVLVSGPDFVSDPRISSDGGRLCWLQWSHPDMPWDGTELCVADLRATETGPLLGHPTVVAGRPDAGPGGTGAGESVSEPRWADDGSLWFVSDRSDWWNLYRWASDRVEPMVTLSAEIGAPQWVFGQSNYAFLSEGRAVFASSRGGLGYLAIRFADGRVVDLDVPYTSFASLRAEGDRVVFVGASAITEPAVVSVTVDVAGAVTTSEILRPPRDLGLEQDWFSVPESISFPTSNGRTAHALFYPPTNPAVHPPPNPDVTSEPGELPPLLVLIHGGPTSATRPMLQLGTQYWTSRGFAVVDVNYGGSTGYGRAYRNQLRGQWGVVDVDDCEAAARWLGEQGRVDPARLCIRGGSAGGYTTLAALAFRDTFAAGASHFGVADLEALATETHKFESRYLDGLIGPYPSRRDLYVERSPIHHVDGFDPPLIVLQGLEDEVVPPNQSEMIVDALRTKGVPVAYVAFEGEQHGFRQAANIRRALDSELSFYAQIFGFALPDTEHIEPVLVQNL, from the coding sequence ATGGCGACCTTCGGCTCGTGGCCCACCCCGATCACCTCCGAGCTCGTAGTACGTGCCGCTGCCGGACTCGGCGGCGCGATCTTGCACGGTGACACCGTGATCTGGGCCGAGCAACGGCCCGAGGAGGGCGGCCGCACCCAGCTCGTCCAGCGCACGGGTAGGGGACCGGCCGTCGACCTGTTGCCTGCGAGAGCCAACGCCCGCACGGCCGCCCACGAGTACGGCGGGGGCGCGTGGTGGGTTGCGGACAACACACTGTGGTTTGCCGACTGGGCGGATCAACGGGTCTACACCATCACCGGGCCGGCGACACCCGTGCCGGTGACCCCGGAGCCCGAGGTGCCCCGCGGTGACCGCTGGGCCGACGGATGCGTCACCGCCGACGGGCGGTGGGCGCTCGTGGTGCGCGAGCACCATCCTGCCGGCGGCGGCCCGGCCGAAGTCGTGAACGAGATCGTCATGCTCGATGCCACGGGCCGGCTCGCCCCGAGGGTGCTGGTGTCCGGCCCCGACTTCGTCTCCGATCCCCGGATCTCGTCGGACGGCGGGCGCCTGTGCTGGCTGCAATGGTCGCATCCCGACATGCCGTGGGACGGCACCGAGCTGTGCGTCGCGGATCTGCGGGCCACCGAGACCGGTCCGCTGTTGGGCCATCCCACGGTGGTGGCGGGCCGGCCCGACGCAGGGCCTGGTGGTACGGGCGCCGGCGAGTCGGTGAGCGAACCCCGCTGGGCCGACGACGGGTCGCTCTGGTTCGTCTCCGACCGGTCGGACTGGTGGAACCTCTACCGGTGGGCTTCGGACCGCGTAGAGCCGATGGTGACCCTCAGCGCTGAGATCGGCGCGCCCCAATGGGTTTTCGGTCAGTCCAACTACGCCTTCCTGTCGGAGGGGCGCGCCGTCTTCGCCTCGTCACGCGGCGGGCTCGGGTACCTGGCGATCCGCTTCGCCGACGGGCGCGTGGTCGACCTCGACGTGCCCTACACGTCCTTTGCCTCGCTCCGGGCCGAGGGCGACCGGGTCGTCTTCGTCGGCGCGTCTGCGATCACCGAACCGGCCGTGGTGTCGGTGACCGTCGACGTCGCAGGTGCGGTCACCACGAGCGAGATACTGCGTCCACCACGTGATCTCGGGCTCGAGCAGGACTGGTTCTCCGTGCCCGAATCGATCTCGTTCCCGACCAGCAACGGGCGCACCGCCCACGCTCTGTTTTACCCACCCACCAACCCAGCGGTCCACCCACCCCCCAACCCAGACGTGACCTCCGAGCCCGGCGAGCTTCCGCCGCTACTCGTACTGATCCACGGCGGCCCCACCAGCGCTACCCGGCCGATGCTGCAGCTGGGTACGCAGTACTGGACTAGCCGGGGCTTCGCCGTGGTCGACGTCAACTACGGCGGGTCCACCGGGTATGGCCGTGCCTACCGCAACCAGCTTCGCGGCCAGTGGGGGGTCGTTGACGTCGACGACTGCGAGGCGGCGGCCCGGTGGCTGGGCGAGCAGGGACGCGTCGATCCGGCCAGGCTCTGCATTCGGGGCGGCTCGGCCGGCGGTTACACCACGCTGGCAGCCCTCGCCTTCCGGGACACGTTCGCCGCCGGGGCCAGCCACTTCGGCGTGGCCGATCTCGAGGCACTCGCCACCGAGACCCACAAGTTCGAGAGCCGGTACCTCGACGGCCTGATCGGCCCGTACCCCTCGCGACGCGATCTTTATGTCGAACGCTCACCGATCCACCACGTCGACGGCTTCGACCCGCCGCTGATCGTGTTGCAGGGCCTCGAGGACGAGGTGGTGCCGCCAAACCAGTCCGAGATGATCGTCGACGCGCTCCGCACCAAGGGTGTGCCCGTGGCCTACGTGGCGTTCGAGGGTGAGCAGCACGGGTTCCGCCAAGCGGCCAACATTCGCCGGGCGCTGGACTCCGAGTTGTCCTTCTATGCACAGATATTCGGGTTCGCACTTCCCGACACCGAGCACATCGAACCCGTGCTCGTGCAGAACCTGTGA
- a CDS encoding nucleotidyltransferase domain-containing protein — translation MSPMLCMPSHEVLALYRAAVAAGVRLWVDGGWCVDALVGEQTREHDDLDVAVDRDDLDVLVGSVRRYWRRFCSNIDVGSWWVSCCA, via the coding sequence ATGAGTCCGATGCTCTGCATGCCGTCACATGAGGTGCTCGCGTTGTACCGCGCGGCCGTGGCCGCCGGTGTCCGACTGTGGGTCGACGGCGGGTGGTGCGTGGACGCGTTGGTTGGTGAACAGACCCGAGAGCATGACGACCTCGACGTGGCGGTTGATCGCGACGACCTCGATGTCCTGGTTGGCTCCGTGCGCCGATACTGGCGCCGTTTTTGCTCGAATATTGACGTCGGCTCCTGGTGGGTGTCTTGCTGTGCGTGA
- a CDS encoding alpha/beta fold hydrolase, with protein MDFAKYDQLPARRIVVEGGEMFAIDAGSGPAVVLVHGSPLFSFEFRATISRLLPHHRVLAPDLLSFGRSQGPPQGADFTQQARALRGFLDAVELDRFHLVGHDWGGPIGLAAAARRPTQVDRLVLLNTSVRADFRPPWYWLPLTAPGLGEAALVSANLFSRALPLFLQAARRDRALRECYQRPLEQLATRRTILKLERLEGYASECQLIERRLPQISGPKLIIWGKPEPYFRREGPHMRALMPTAYFTYLSGAGHFAAEDAPDRVGEEIRAFLA; from the coding sequence ATGGACTTCGCTAAGTACGATCAGCTGCCCGCTCGGCGGATTGTCGTTGAGGGCGGCGAGATGTTTGCGATTGACGCCGGCAGTGGCCCCGCCGTGGTCCTGGTCCACGGCAGTCCCCTCTTCTCGTTCGAGTTCCGAGCGACCATCTCGAGACTCCTGCCGCACCATCGCGTTCTCGCGCCCGACCTGTTGTCATTCGGCCGGTCGCAGGGTCCGCCTCAGGGGGCGGACTTCACACAACAGGCTCGCGCGCTGCGTGGCTTTCTTGACGCCGTCGAGCTTGATCGCTTTCACCTCGTTGGTCATGACTGGGGCGGCCCCATTGGCCTTGCAGCGGCTGCTCGGCGCCCCACGCAGGTCGACCGCCTGGTGCTGTTGAACACCAGCGTTCGCGCGGACTTCCGGCCACCGTGGTACTGGCTGCCACTGACGGCTCCAGGCCTCGGCGAGGCGGCGTTGGTGAGCGCAAATCTCTTCTCGCGCGCGTTACCGCTGTTCTTGCAAGCCGCACGTCGCGACCGTGCGCTTCGCGAGTGCTACCAGCGGCCGCTTGAGCAACTCGCCACGCGGCGAACGATTCTCAAACTTGAACGCCTCGAAGGCTACGCATCCGAGTGCCAACTGATCGAACGCAGACTCCCGCAGATCAGCGGCCCGAAGCTGATCATTTGGGGCAAGCCAGAACCTTACTTTCGCCGCGAAGGACCACACATGCGGGCTCTTATGCCCACGGCGTACTTCACGTACTTGTCAGGAGCCGGACACTTCGCAGCCGAGGACGCACCAGATCGCGTTGGCGAGGAGATCCGCGCCTTCCTCGCTTAG
- a CDS encoding MerR family transcriptional regulator: MAIEKGGAAVSWSIQQAARVSGVTARTLRYYDEIGLLRPARVGSNGYRYYEREQLLRLQQILLLRELGLDLTTIGKVVDAQHDPIEALRQHHRRLLDERGRLDRLAITVAATIKHLEEGTDMPAEHMFEGFEMSPEYLAEVEARRIESTGSTDQPEIAEIKRNTAEWSEQDWGAFNAEGHDLTRRMVALLRDGVAADDAETFAVLDDDLALQRKLWSPDKASYIEQAEGLRQPSDLRTYYNAQDPRLAEYLHEAMLAYAESRMQ, encoded by the coding sequence GTGGCCATCGAGAAAGGCGGCGCGGCAGTGAGTTGGTCGATTCAGCAGGCGGCTCGGGTGTCGGGGGTGACGGCTCGGACGTTGCGTTACTACGACGAGATTGGGCTGTTGCGGCCGGCGCGGGTCGGTTCCAACGGCTACCGCTATTACGAGCGGGAACAGTTGTTGCGGCTGCAGCAGATTCTGCTGCTTCGCGAGCTCGGGTTGGATCTGACCACGATCGGCAAAGTGGTCGATGCCCAGCACGATCCGATCGAGGCGCTGCGTCAGCATCACCGCCGGCTCCTTGACGAGCGGGGCCGCCTGGACCGCCTCGCCATCACGGTGGCCGCCACCATCAAACACCTGGAGGAAGGAACCGATATGCCCGCCGAGCACATGTTCGAGGGTTTTGAGATGAGCCCCGAATACCTGGCCGAAGTGGAAGCTCGCCGTATCGAAAGCACCGGCAGCACAGATCAACCCGAGATCGCCGAGATCAAGCGCAACACCGCCGAATGGTCCGAACAGGACTGGGGGGCCTTCAACGCTGAAGGCCACGATCTCACCCGGCGCATGGTGGCGTTGCTGCGTGACGGTGTGGCCGCCGATGATGCGGAGACATTCGCGGTACTCGACGATGATTTAGCCTTGCAGCGCAAGCTGTGGAGCCCGGATAAGGCCAGCTATATCGAGCAGGCTGAGGGACTGCGGCAGCCCTCAGACCTGCGCACGTACTACAACGCCCAAGATCCCCGCCTGGCGGAATACCTACACGAAGCAATGCTGGCCTACGCCGAGAGCCGGATGCAGTGA
- a CDS encoding TetR/AcrR family transcriptional regulator: protein MRSAEQKPRTFTQSARRAQIIESAIDVIAEAGWAQTSIRKIADRVGVAMSAVLYHFGTKDNLVDAIIEHMYRSALAVVVPAVDAESTAAGKLTAYIRATIEYYDAHRVHLAALSQLASSYRPSDGRPFDELGVTPALAEDLTSLDAPAILRSGQLSGEFGDFPVESVAMAISGAGHALVYKFLREPDFDAHRYGEDLIEIFGRVVGARR, encoded by the coding sequence ATGCGATCAGCGGAGCAGAAGCCTCGCACATTCACACAGTCCGCGCGTCGGGCACAGATCATCGAGTCCGCGATCGACGTCATCGCCGAGGCTGGCTGGGCTCAGACATCGATCCGCAAAATCGCTGACCGGGTGGGCGTGGCGATGAGCGCGGTGCTGTATCACTTCGGCACCAAGGACAACCTGGTCGACGCGATCATCGAGCACATGTACCGCTCGGCGTTGGCCGTGGTCGTCCCAGCCGTGGACGCGGAGTCGACGGCGGCAGGGAAGCTCACCGCCTACATCAGAGCCACCATCGAGTACTACGACGCGCACCGTGTGCATCTTGCGGCGCTGAGCCAACTCGCTTCGAGCTACCGACCCAGCGACGGCCGCCCATTCGACGAACTGGGAGTAACCCCCGCGCTGGCGGAGGATCTCACCTCCCTCGATGCCCCCGCGATTCTGAGAAGCGGACAACTGTCCGGTGAGTTCGGAGACTTTCCTGTCGAGTCGGTGGCCATGGCCATCAGTGGGGCCGGCCATGCACTGGTCTACAAGTTCCTTCGTGAACCTGACTTCGATGCGCACCGCTACGGCGAGGACCTGATCGAGATCTTCGGTCGAGTCGTGGGAGCACGGCGATGA
- a CDS encoding glycosyltransferase, with the protein MSTVAIAAVGSRGDVAPLVGLGTRLTDAGHDVVIAAYTPFSELISGCGLRFRDIPVDFIPGSDLPDNPAKAFVSLFGPNGMRDMGRAVHAALHDEGADVLLLPPLSELAGHPLAEALGIPSIGVRMQPISATAAYPPTVMGAWSAGPTANRAASHVGGWVLDRAYKRVLPDLRRDLGLPAASPRRLRRARADAHWPVLHGYSPSVLPRPDDWRPGLEVVGYWWPPPATDWAPPAALTDFLDAGPAPVFVGFGSTTPTEQRAAELSSIVSQAFGLAGVRGIVQSGWAGLHVTADDVLTIGETPHEWLFPRMAAVAHHCGAGTTAAALRAGVPSIAMPGPVGDQPFWARRLQQLEASAATIKQGNLTAERLAEAMRTSVSNHQLRDTAAQLSALIATEDGSAAVLSTIETLLTARPR; encoded by the coding sequence ATGAGCACCGTTGCGATCGCCGCAGTCGGCAGCCGCGGCGACGTCGCTCCATTGGTGGGACTGGGGACCCGGCTGACCGATGCCGGCCACGATGTGGTGATCGCCGCCTACACTCCGTTCTCCGAGCTGATCAGCGGATGCGGGTTGCGGTTTCGTGACATACCGGTGGATTTCATTCCCGGCAGCGACCTTCCCGACAACCCGGCCAAGGCGTTCGTGTCGCTGTTCGGCCCCAACGGCATGCGCGATATGGGGCGTGCCGTCCATGCTGCCCTCCACGATGAAGGCGCCGATGTTCTTCTGCTGCCGCCCCTGTCAGAGCTGGCCGGTCACCCCCTGGCCGAGGCGCTGGGCATCCCCTCGATCGGGGTTCGGATGCAGCCGATCTCGGCCACAGCGGCCTATCCGCCAACGGTGATGGGCGCCTGGTCGGCAGGCCCAACCGCAAACCGGGCCGCGTCCCACGTGGGCGGGTGGGTGCTCGACCGTGCCTACAAGCGGGTTCTCCCCGATCTGCGGCGCGACCTCGGACTTCCGGCGGCATCGCCGCGCAGACTTCGACGGGCCCGCGCAGACGCGCACTGGCCGGTACTGCACGGTTACTCGCCGAGCGTCCTGCCGCGGCCCGACGATTGGCGGCCGGGTCTGGAGGTGGTGGGCTACTGGTGGCCCCCGCCGGCCACCGACTGGGCACCTCCTGCCGCGCTGACCGATTTCCTGGACGCAGGTCCGGCGCCGGTGTTCGTCGGGTTCGGTAGCACCACGCCCACCGAGCAGCGGGCCGCCGAGTTGTCGAGCATCGTCAGCCAGGCATTCGGACTTGCCGGGGTGCGGGGCATCGTTCAATCAGGTTGGGCTGGTCTACACGTCACCGCAGATGACGTATTGACCATCGGTGAAACCCCCCATGAATGGCTCTTTCCGAGGATGGCCGCAGTCGCCCATCACTGCGGTGCCGGCACCACCGCCGCAGCCCTGCGTGCCGGCGTCCCCAGCATCGCGATGCCGGGCCCCGTCGGAGATCAACCATTCTGGGCGCGCCGACTCCAACAACTCGAGGCCAGCGCCGCAACCATCAAACAAGGCAACCTCACCGCCGAACGCCTCGCTGAAGCCATGCGCACCTCCGTCTCCAACCACCAACTCCGCGATACAGCAGCACAACTCAGTGCCCTCATCGCAACCGAAGACGGATCCGCAGCAGTGCTCTCCACTATCGAAACTCTCCTCACAGCCCGACCGCGCTAG
- a CDS encoding NUDIX domain-containing protein — protein MPGGAVEAGESPPAACARECREELGIDIAGGRLLVLDHQTDEGNRGDSVMFVYDGGVVDEAAFGRCPPARRVEAWCSLIPPI, from the coding sequence CTGCCGGGCGGTGCGGTCGAAGCAGGTGAGTCACCTCCGGCAGCATGTGCGCGGGAGTGCCGGGAGGAGCTGGGCATCGACATTGCCGGTGGGCGGCTGCTCGTGCTGGATCACCAGACCGATGAGGGTAATCGGGGCGACTCGGTCATGTTCGTCTACGACGGGGGCGTTGTCGACGAGGCTGCCTTCGGTCGGTGCCCGCCAGCGAGGAGGGTCGAGGCGTGGTGCTCGTTGATCCCGCCGATTTAG
- a CDS encoding AAA family ATPase — protein MKLIFIYGPPASGKLTVAEKLAELTGYPVFHNHVTRDLVQRIYPGELAANYELVDLLREAVLSYCARHGTGVIFTFVYDGPQDDDVVRKRVDAVTANGGQVLMVELRAPHDVLLQRVSDLSRTKHNKLSDRDTLASLLQQNPYPSLPYADVFTIDTSEHEPEESAALIAGHYELPTTAL, from the coding sequence ATGAAACTGATCTTCATCTACGGTCCTCCCGCGTCTGGGAAGTTAACCGTCGCCGAGAAACTAGCCGAGCTCACCGGATATCCGGTGTTCCACAATCATGTGACGCGTGACTTGGTACAGCGCATTTACCCGGGCGAACTCGCGGCCAACTACGAGCTTGTCGACCTCCTCCGGGAAGCCGTCCTGAGTTACTGCGCACGGCATGGCACCGGCGTCATCTTCACCTTCGTTTACGACGGGCCCCAGGACGACGACGTGGTCCGAAAACGAGTCGACGCCGTGACGGCAAACGGCGGCCAGGTTCTAATGGTGGAACTGCGCGCGCCACACGACGTTCTGCTGCAGCGGGTATCGGACCTATCTCGCACGAAACACAACAAACTCAGCGACCGCGACACTCTGGCATCGCTGCTGCAACAAAATCCGTATCCGTCGCTTCCCTACGCCGATGTCTTCACGATTGACACCTCCGAGCACGAGCCCGAAGAGTCCGCAGCACTAATCGCAGGCCACTACGAACTCCCAACGACAGCTTTATGA
- a CDS encoding AAA family ATPase, whose protein sequence is MQLLTGFGFQGFRSFFGDFQVIDPMSKINLIAGQNNSGKSNVLRVAQRLHALTTEAPADLDVPRNAPMGHFQIALRLGDLDTATNKVLEKLDLERQQSTAANLVEAVMGSEALDIRQDGSVWLYWSQEDARNGAVTLDRQAGLMTDVFGVNDQYFQTRGSYSSDSRTNALEFLTRVLAPTVTWPKVRFVQASRRIAETVGDDPIDDDQALSGIGLIRRLGELQNPLLAKDGDRERFADIRKFVQTVLEDETARLEVPQSNTELNVRRQGRLLPLEHLGSGVAQVVILAAAATIETNTLVCMEEPEVHLHPLLQRKLLRYLYENTTNQYLIATHSAHMLDSDIASVFHTTYTTGGSALDYAGNPAELSAVCYDLGYRPSDLLQTNCVIWVEGPSDRIYLAHWISIVNPALRENIDFSIMFYGGRLLNHLSPDDPEVGEFISLRRLNRHLAVVMDSDRETGNSGIGKAKRRVRDEMAAPGVAWITGCRYIENYVPPERLTTVLSALHPNIDFTAPVNHWSNVMKPVDANETRKADKIKVAKEVVAQWKSGLDWLDLHARVLELVHLIEEANGAPTKSVLAKDAPEFNQAPP, encoded by the coding sequence GTGCAGTTGCTGACTGGTTTTGGCTTTCAAGGGTTCCGCAGCTTCTTCGGTGACTTTCAAGTCATCGATCCGATGAGCAAGATCAACTTGATCGCCGGACAGAACAACAGCGGTAAGTCCAACGTGCTACGGGTCGCGCAACGACTTCACGCCCTGACTACGGAAGCTCCGGCGGATCTCGATGTCCCACGAAATGCTCCGATGGGTCACTTCCAGATTGCACTACGACTCGGCGACCTTGACACAGCCACCAACAAGGTTCTCGAGAAGCTTGATCTGGAACGCCAGCAATCGACGGCCGCCAATCTCGTTGAAGCGGTAATGGGGAGCGAGGCCCTCGACATCCGACAGGACGGATCGGTATGGCTGTACTGGTCTCAGGAGGACGCGCGAAACGGCGCTGTCACTCTCGACCGTCAGGCCGGTTTAATGACCGATGTGTTCGGCGTCAACGACCAGTACTTTCAGACGAGAGGCAGTTACTCCAGCGATAGCCGAACGAACGCGCTGGAGTTCTTGACCCGCGTGCTCGCACCTACAGTGACCTGGCCCAAGGTGAGGTTCGTACAGGCGTCACGGCGAATTGCGGAAACGGTCGGGGATGATCCTATCGACGACGACCAGGCCCTCAGTGGCATCGGACTAATAAGACGGTTGGGTGAACTGCAGAACCCGCTGCTCGCCAAAGATGGCGACCGCGAGCGGTTCGCCGACATCAGAAAATTCGTCCAGACGGTGCTGGAGGACGAGACTGCACGGTTGGAGGTGCCGCAGTCGAACACTGAACTCAACGTGCGACGGCAGGGACGCCTGCTCCCGTTAGAACACTTGGGCTCCGGTGTCGCGCAGGTAGTGATTCTCGCTGCGGCAGCGACGATCGAGACGAACACCCTCGTTTGCATGGAAGAACCCGAGGTGCACCTACATCCACTCCTGCAGCGAAAGCTGTTGCGCTATCTATACGAGAACACGACCAACCAGTATCTGATCGCGACGCATTCAGCCCATATGCTCGATTCCGACATCGCCTCGGTGTTCCACACGACCTACACCACCGGTGGCTCGGCACTTGACTACGCGGGCAATCCGGCCGAGCTGAGCGCCGTTTGCTATGACCTTGGGTACCGGCCCAGCGACCTCTTGCAGACCAACTGTGTCATTTGGGTTGAAGGGCCGTCGGATCGCATCTACTTGGCTCACTGGATCAGCATCGTGAACCCGGCACTGCGAGAGAACATCGACTTTTCGATCATGTTCTACGGCGGTCGTCTGCTGAATCATCTGTCGCCGGACGATCCCGAGGTTGGAGAGTTTATCAGCCTCCGGCGCCTCAATCGTCATTTGGCCGTCGTCATGGACAGCGACCGGGAAACCGGCAACAGCGGGATCGGTAAAGCCAAGCGGCGCGTGCGAGACGAGATGGCTGCACCGGGAGTCGCCTGGATCACCGGATGCAGGTACATCGAAAACTACGTGCCGCCAGAGCGATTGACGACCGTTCTGAGCGCACTGCACCCAAACATCGATTTCACGGCGCCGGTGAATCATTGGTCGAACGTGATGAAACCCGTCGACGCCAACGAAACACGAAAGGCAGACAAGATCAAGGTTGCGAAGGAGGTCGTCGCTCAATGGAAGTCTGGTCTGGACTGGCTGGATCTTCACGCGCGAGTTTTGGAGCTTGTTCATCTGATCGAGGAAGCGAACGGGGCACCCACGAAGTCGGTTCTCGCGAAGGATGCGCCTGAGTTCAACCAGGCTCCGCCCTAG
- a CDS encoding DUF3644 domain-containing protein, whose product MPRKPRWWYVLQDSKNEVRLAVDLYNRSGTERQLEAFIVHMSMGWLKLLQAHFEKSGRDIHIRDERGWRIKHPDGGYKHRGLHDLAKEHFAENDPRKANLGFFTGLRNIIEHRYERDIAALVAGRTQAYLLNYEQTVVELFGEDEGLADELRFPLFLSSITGDAVASLKKVRARIPRGVLEWVQDFDTSVEPDIAADQRFDFKVYLIPHKGAKTDADAAMTFVHEDELTKEQKSVMDQVRTIIRDRTVPIGGVDEFLPGAVVEQVNAETDREFTMHMHTQAWKYFDVRPATGAADKFKTKTQFCYWNQLVGKYVYTPAWVAYLKRKLSDQEVYDAVAAIK is encoded by the coding sequence ATGCCAAGGAAGCCGCGGTGGTGGTATGTCCTCCAGGACTCGAAGAACGAGGTGCGGCTCGCGGTTGATCTCTACAACAGATCGGGTACGGAACGACAGCTCGAAGCATTCATCGTTCACATGTCGATGGGTTGGCTCAAGTTATTGCAGGCGCACTTTGAGAAGAGTGGCCGGGACATTCATATCCGCGATGAGCGAGGTTGGAGGATAAAACACCCTGATGGTGGATACAAGCATCGCGGTCTGCACGATCTGGCCAAGGAGCACTTCGCAGAGAATGATCCTCGAAAAGCCAACCTCGGCTTCTTCACCGGACTTCGAAATATCATTGAGCACCGCTACGAGCGAGACATCGCTGCGCTGGTCGCCGGTAGGACCCAGGCTTACCTTCTCAATTACGAGCAGACGGTCGTCGAGTTATTCGGGGAGGATGAAGGACTTGCCGACGAGCTGCGATTTCCACTGTTCCTATCGTCGATCACCGGCGATGCTGTCGCCTCGCTCAAGAAGGTGCGCGCCCGTATCCCTAGGGGAGTGCTGGAGTGGGTGCAGGACTTTGACACCTCCGTCGAACCTGACATCGCGGCCGACCAGCGCTTCGATTTCAAGGTCTATCTGATTCCGCATAAGGGTGCCAAGACCGACGCTGACGCCGCGATGACGTTCGTACATGAGGACGAACTCACCAAGGAGCAGAAGAGCGTGATGGATCAAGTAAGAACCATCATCCGTGACCGCACGGTGCCTATCGGCGGTGTCGACGAGTTTCTACCGGGGGCAGTCGTTGAGCAGGTCAACGCCGAGACCGATCGCGAGTTCACTATGCACATGCACACCCAAGCGTGGAAGTACTTCGACGTCCGTCCCGCAACCGGGGCAGCCGATAAGTTCAAGACCAAGACCCAGTTTTGCTACTGGAACCAACTTGTGGGCAAGTACGTATACACCCCGGCGTGGGTCGCCTATCTAAAGAGGAAGCTGTCTGACCAGGAGGTATACGACGCAGTAGCAGCAATTAAGTAG